One window from the genome of Strix uralensis isolate ZFMK-TIS-50842 chromosome 22, bStrUra1, whole genome shotgun sequence encodes:
- the LOC141953387 gene encoding olfactory receptor 6B1-like produces the protein MKNQTSINEFILLGFSYGLRVQTLLYLVFLVTYMVTITENAIIIFVVKRNHHLQKPMYYFLGNLSFLEIWYVSVTLPRLLFGFWSQNMTISFSSCMTQLYFFISLMCTECVLLAVMAYDRYLAVCHPLRYPAIMTHKLCFQLSIFSWAGGFSISLVKVSFISRLTFCGPQVINHFFCDISPVLNLSCTDMSLAETVDFALALVILLVPLLIIVFSYCCILSTILCMPSAQGRKKAFSTCTSHFTVVIIFFSATLFMYARPRRIRPFNLSKIVSVFYAVFTPALNPLIYCLRNKEVKEILKKIIGPSCSTHR, from the coding sequence ATGAAGAACCAAACTTCTATCAATGAGTTCATTCTTCTGGGATTTTCCTATGGGCTGCGGGTTCAGACCTTACTTTACCTGGTCTTTCTGGTCACCTACATGGTAACAATCACTGAGAATGCAATCATCATCTTTGTGGTGAAGAGAAATCATCACCTCCAAAAGCCCATGTATTATTTCCTGGGGAACTTGTCCTTCCTGGAGATTTGGTATGTCTCAGTAACATTGCCTAGGCTTTTGTTTGGGTTCTGGTCACAGAACATGACCATCTCATTCTCCAGCTGCATGACCCAGTTATACTTCTTTATCTCCCTTATGTGCACTGAATGTGTCCTCTTGGCTGTAATGGCCTATGACCGCTATTTGGCTGTTTGCCATCCCCTACGCTACCCAGCCATCATGACCCATAAGTTGTGCTTTCAGCTGTCAATTTTCTCATGGGCGGGAGGCTTTTCCATTTCCTTGGTCAAGGTGTCTTTTATTTCACGCCTCACATTTTGTGGCCCACAAGTCATAAACCACTTCTTCTGTGACATCTCTCCAGTCCTGAACCTTTCCTGCACTGACATGTCCCTTGCAGAGACAGTGGACTTTGCATTAGCCTTGGTGATCCTGCTGGTACCTCTCTTGATAATTGTTTTCTCCTATTGCTGTATCTTGTCAACTATCTTGTGTATGCCTTCAgctcagggaaggaaaaaagccttTTCCACTTGTACCTCCCATTTCACTGTAGTCATTATCTTTTTCTCTGCCACTCTCTTTATGTATGCCAGGCCCAGGAGGATCCGTCCATTCAATCTCAGCAAAATAGTGTCTGTCTTTTACGCTGTGTTCACTCCAGCACTGAACCCTCTAATCTATTGTCTGAGGAACAAGGAGGTGAAAGAGATTCTAAAAAAGATCATAGGCCCAAGCTGCTCCACACACCGATAA